From Afipia carboxidovorans OM5, one genomic window encodes:
- a CDS encoding ABC transporter ATP-binding protein, which yields MDTTSQPLLDVQDLSVAFRQGGRTSVAVDKVSFSIGRGECVALVGESGSGKSVSALSVLKLLPYPSAFHPSGSIRFKGRDLLPLDENEMRGVRGNDISIIFQEPMTSLNPLHTIEDQIGEALVLHGGVRGKAARARTLELLTQVGIPDPETRLGAYPHQLSGGQRQRVMIAMALANEPDLLIADEPTTALDVTVQAQILKLLAEIRARLGMSMLFITHDLGIVRRIADRVCVMNNGKIVEQGPVEQVFTAPRHDYTKALLAAEPKPDPAPPRPEAPVVMQTDDLKVWFPIKRGLLRQTVGHIKAVDGVSLAVRKGETLGVVGESGSGKTTLGLALLRLIASEGPIVFLGKPIQGLRFKEMRPFRRDMQIVFQDPYGALSPRMSVSDIIAEGLSVHQPSLPEAECEARVVKALSDVGLDPEVRFRYPHEFSGGQRQRISVARAIVLEPDFVVLDEPTSALDMLFQAQMVDLLRDLQRKRDLTYMFISHDLRVVASLASHLIVMRQGKVVEEGEAASLFKNPKTDYTRALFAAAFNIETDAAIAPEG from the coding sequence ATGGACACGACTTCGCAACCCTTGCTTGATGTTCAGGATCTGTCGGTTGCATTCCGGCAGGGCGGCCGAACGTCGGTCGCCGTCGATAAGGTATCGTTCTCGATCGGCCGCGGTGAATGCGTTGCGCTGGTCGGTGAATCCGGCTCGGGAAAATCCGTCAGCGCGCTGTCGGTGCTGAAGCTGCTCCCTTACCCAAGCGCGTTTCACCCCTCGGGCAGCATTCGCTTCAAAGGGCGGGATCTGCTGCCGCTCGATGAGAACGAGATGCGCGGCGTGCGCGGCAACGACATCTCTATCATCTTTCAGGAGCCGATGACCTCGCTCAATCCGCTCCATACGATCGAGGATCAGATCGGAGAGGCGCTGGTCCTGCATGGTGGCGTGCGCGGCAAGGCAGCGCGCGCGCGAACGCTGGAGTTGCTCACGCAGGTTGGCATTCCCGATCCGGAGACGCGGCTCGGCGCCTATCCGCATCAGCTCTCCGGCGGGCAGCGCCAGCGCGTGATGATCGCGATGGCGCTCGCCAACGAACCCGATTTGCTGATCGCGGACGAGCCGACCACGGCGCTGGACGTAACGGTTCAGGCGCAAATTCTCAAGCTTCTCGCCGAAATTCGCGCGCGGCTCGGCATGAGCATGCTGTTCATCACGCATGATCTCGGCATTGTACGACGCATTGCTGATCGCGTCTGTGTCATGAACAACGGCAAGATCGTCGAGCAGGGACCGGTGGAGCAGGTGTTCACCGCACCTCGGCATGATTACACCAAGGCGTTGCTTGCCGCCGAACCGAAACCTGACCCTGCGCCGCCGCGCCCTGAAGCGCCGGTGGTGATGCAGACCGACGATCTCAAGGTCTGGTTTCCGATCAAGCGCGGGCTGCTGCGTCAGACGGTCGGCCACATCAAAGCGGTCGACGGTGTGTCGCTTGCGGTGCGGAAAGGCGAGACGCTTGGCGTCGTCGGTGAATCCGGCTCGGGTAAGACCACGCTCGGCCTCGCGCTATTGCGCTTGATTGCATCTGAGGGGCCGATCGTGTTTCTCGGCAAACCCATTCAGGGGTTACGTTTCAAGGAGATGCGGCCGTTCCGGCGCGACATGCAGATTGTCTTTCAGGACCCTTACGGCGCGCTCAGCCCGCGCATGTCGGTGAGCGACATCATCGCGGAAGGTTTGAGCGTGCATCAGCCCTCGTTGCCGGAGGCGGAGTGTGAAGCGCGGGTGGTCAAGGCGCTCTCAGACGTCGGGCTCGATCCGGAAGTCCGCTTCCGCTATCCGCACGAATTCTCCGGCGGCCAGCGCCAGCGCATCAGCGTCGCGCGCGCCATCGTGCTGGAGCCGGATTTCGTCGTGCTTGATGAGCCGACGAGTGCGCTCGACATGCTTTTTCAGGCGCAGATGGTCGATCTGCTACGCGATCTGCAGCGCAAGCGCGATCTCACCTACATGTTCATCTCGCACGATCTGCGCGTGGTGGCTTCTCTCGCGAGCCACCTGATCGTGATGCGGCAGGGCAAAGTCGTCGAGGAAGGCGAGGCGGCGTCGTTGTTCAAGAATCCGAAGACCGATTATACCCGCGCGCTGTTTGCTGCGGCGTTCAACATCGAGACGGATGCGGCGATTGCACCGGAAGGGTGA
- a CDS encoding tetratricopeptide repeat protein codes for MRPSSRVARLLGSVGFLTVAAVALAGCQTAGRDITGSLGSKASVAAPANDPQRAAEVYGEKYRANPKDLDSALRYGQALRANGQREQAVAVLEQANLAHPGNREVLGAYGRALAENGNFKLAFDVLSRAHTPANPDWRILSTQGAVLDQMGKPDEARRYYANALKIRPDEPSVLSNLGMSYVLTKELPRAEATLRRAQQLAPNDSRIRQNLGLALGLQGRFTEAEAIVQADLPPDEAAANVAYLKDMLSSGQGGKVAPQGRQAPARS; via the coding sequence ATGCGTCCATCCTCCCGTGTTGCCCGGCTTCTTGGCTCCGTCGGTTTTCTGACGGTCGCGGCTGTGGCTCTGGCCGGCTGTCAGACCGCGGGTCGCGACATCACCGGCTCGCTTGGCAGCAAGGCGAGCGTTGCCGCGCCCGCCAATGATCCGCAACGCGCGGCCGAGGTCTATGGCGAGAAATATCGCGCCAACCCGAAGGATCTCGACAGCGCGTTGCGCTACGGCCAGGCGCTGCGTGCCAACGGCCAGCGTGAGCAGGCCGTGGCGGTGCTCGAACAGGCGAACCTTGCGCATCCCGGCAATCGTGAGGTGCTCGGCGCCTATGGCCGTGCGCTCGCCGAGAACGGCAATTTCAAGCTCGCCTTCGATGTACTGTCGCGCGCGCATACGCCGGCCAATCCGGATTGGCGCATTCTCTCGACCCAGGGCGCGGTGCTCGACCAAATGGGCAAGCCCGACGAGGCGCGGCGCTATTATGCGAATGCGCTGAAAATCCGGCCGGACGAGCCGTCTGTGCTGTCGAACCTCGGCATGTCCTATGTGCTGACCAAGGAACTGCCCCGAGCGGAGGCGACGTTGCGTCGCGCGCAACAACTCGCACCCAACGATTCGCGTATCCGGCAGAACCTCGGTCTTGCGCTCGGGCTGCAGGGCCGCTTCACGGAAGCTGAGGCGATCGTGCAGGCGGACCTGCCGCCTGACGAGGCCGCCGCCAATGTCGCCTATCTCAAGGATATGCTGAGCAGCGGGCAGGGCGGCAAAGTCGCGCCACAGGGGCGTCAGGCTCCGGCGCGTTCCTGA
- a CDS encoding microcin C ABC transporter permease YejB, giving the protein MAAYIARRILLMVPTLLGILFVSFVVVQFAPGGPVERVIAQLSGADTGATSRISGGGAGDLGARGAPGATMDAVNSKYRGAQGLDPEFIKSLEKQFGFDKPAPERFVRMVWDFSRFDFGKSYFRDISVLQLIKEKLPVSMSLGIWMTLLTYLISIPLGIRKAVADGSRFDIWTSGVIIIGFAIPGFMFAILLIILFAGGSFYDIFPLRGLTSDGWAQFPWYWKIIDYFWHLTLPLLAMALGSFATMTLLTKNSFLDEIRKQYVMTARAKGCGENRVLYGHIFRNAMLIVIAGFPGAFVHAFFSGSLLIETIFSLDGLGLLGFESVLNRDYPVVFGTLFIFSLVGLVVNLLSDLAYMWVDPRIDFEARQA; this is encoded by the coding sequence ATGGCCGCCTATATCGCCCGCCGCATTCTCCTGATGGTGCCGACGCTGCTCGGCATCCTGTTCGTGTCATTCGTCGTGGTGCAGTTCGCGCCGGGCGGTCCGGTGGAGCGGGTGATCGCGCAGCTTTCCGGCGCCGATACGGGCGCGACCTCGCGCATTTCCGGCGGCGGTGCCGGTGACCTCGGTGCGCGTGGTGCGCCGGGTGCCACAATGGATGCGGTGAACTCCAAATATCGTGGTGCCCAGGGCCTCGATCCGGAATTTATCAAGAGCCTGGAAAAGCAATTCGGGTTCGACAAGCCCGCGCCGGAACGCTTCGTGCGAATGGTGTGGGATTTCTCTCGCTTCGATTTCGGCAAGAGCTATTTCCGCGACATCAGCGTGTTGCAGCTCATCAAGGAGAAGCTGCCGGTCTCGATGTCGCTCGGCATCTGGATGACGCTTCTGACCTACCTGATTTCGATCCCGCTCGGAATTCGCAAGGCGGTGGCGGACGGCTCGCGCTTCGATATCTGGACTTCCGGCGTCATCATCATCGGCTTCGCGATCCCGGGCTTCATGTTCGCGATTCTGCTTATCATCCTGTTTGCGGGCGGCTCGTTCTACGACATTTTCCCGCTGCGAGGCCTCACCTCTGATGGCTGGGCGCAGTTTCCCTGGTACTGGAAGATCATCGATTATTTCTGGCACCTGACGCTGCCGCTTCTGGCGATGGCGCTTGGCTCGTTTGCCACCATGACGTTGCTGACGAAGAACTCGTTCCTCGACGAAATCCGCAAGCAGTATGTGATGACCGCGCGCGCCAAGGGCTGCGGCGAGAATCGTGTGCTTTATGGCCATATCTTCCGCAACGCGATGCTGATCGTGATCGCGGGTTTTCCCGGCGCATTCGTTCATGCGTTCTTCTCGGGATCGCTCCTGATCGAGACGATCTTTTCGCTCGATGGCCTCGGCCTGCTTGGCTTTGAAAGCGTCCTGAACCGAGATTATCCGGTGGTGTTCGGCACCCTGTTCATCTTCTCGCTGGTCGGTCTTGTCGTGAATCTTCTCTCCGATCTCGCCTACATGTGGGTCGACCCACGGATCGATTTCGAGGCGCGACAGGCATGA
- a CDS encoding CpaF family protein, producing the protein MFGKRSGGETGFHPGGAVTTPAEAPPPAPARAPAVEVPKAAAPPLAPARAPAPPVNDSRRSDNYYQVKATIFGALIEAIDLAQLAKLDVESAREEIRDIVNEIIAIKNIVMSIAEQEELLDDICNDVLGYGPLEPLLARDDIADIMVNGSDTVFIEVAGKIQKTGIRFRDNQQLLNICQRIVSQVGRRVDESSPICDARLADGSRVNAIVPPLAIDGPALTIRKFKRDKLTLDQLVQFGAISPEGAQILQIIGRCRANVLISGGTGSGKTTLLNCLTNYIDEDERIITCEDAAELQLQQPHVVRLETRPPNIEGEGQVTMRDLVKNCLRMRPERIIVGEVRGPEAFDLLQAMNTGHDGSMGTLHANNPREALSRCESMITMGGYALPSRTIREMMCASIDVIVQAARLRDGSRRITHITEVMGMEGDTIITQDIFVYDILGEDINGNILGRHRSTGIGRPRFWDRARYYGEEKRLASALDAADAPDPNR; encoded by the coding sequence GTGTTTGGCAAGCGTAGCGGAGGAGAGACGGGCTTCCACCCTGGAGGCGCCGTCACCACACCGGCGGAGGCACCACCGCCTGCACCGGCGCGCGCGCCTGCCGTCGAGGTGCCCAAGGCTGCCGCGCCGCCGCTCGCTCCCGCACGCGCGCCCGCACCTCCGGTCAACGATTCCCGCCGCTCGGACAACTATTATCAGGTCAAGGCGACGATCTTCGGTGCCCTGATCGAAGCGATCGACCTCGCCCAGCTCGCCAAGCTCGATGTCGAATCGGCGCGCGAGGAAATCCGCGATATCGTCAACGAGATCATCGCGATCAAGAACATCGTGATGTCGATTGCCGAGCAGGAAGAACTGCTCGACGACATCTGCAACGACGTTCTGGGTTACGGCCCGCTGGAGCCGCTGCTCGCGCGCGACGACATCGCCGATATCATGGTGAACGGCTCCGACACCGTGTTCATCGAAGTTGCGGGTAAGATTCAGAAGACCGGCATCCGCTTCCGCGACAACCAGCAGCTTCTCAATATTTGCCAGCGCATCGTGAGCCAGGTCGGCCGTCGCGTCGACGAATCCTCGCCAATCTGCGATGCCCGTCTTGCCGACGGCTCCCGCGTCAACGCCATCGTGCCACCGCTTGCAATCGATGGCCCTGCGCTCACCATCCGCAAATTCAAGAGGGACAAGCTCACCCTCGATCAGCTCGTACAGTTCGGCGCGATCTCGCCGGAAGGCGCGCAGATCCTGCAGATCATCGGCCGCTGCCGCGCCAATGTGCTGATCTCCGGCGGTACTGGCTCCGGTAAAACCACGCTGCTCAACTGCCTCACCAACTATATTGATGAGGACGAGCGTATCATCACCTGCGAGGACGCGGCCGAACTGCAGCTCCAGCAGCCGCATGTCGTCCGCCTCGAAACCCGTCCGCCAAACATCGAAGGCGAAGGACAGGTGACGATGCGCGATCTCGTCAAGAACTGCCTGCGTATGCGTCCCGAGCGCATCATCGTCGGCGAAGTCCGCGGACCGGAGGCGTTCGACCTCCTGCAGGCGATGAACACCGGCCATGACGGCTCGATGGGTACGCTGCACGCGAATAATCCGCGTGAGGCTCTGTCGCGCTGCGAATCCATGATCACCATGGGTGGCTATGCGCTGCCTTCGCGAACCATCCGCGAGATGATGTGCGCCTCGATCGATGTTATCGTTCAGGCCGCGCGCCTGCGTGACGGCTCCCGCCGCATCACCCACATCACCGAGGTGATGGGCATGGAAGGCGACACGATCATCACCCAGGATATTTTCGTCTACGACATCCTCGGCGAAGACATCAACGGCAACATTCTCGGCCGCCATCGCTCGACCGGTATCGGACGCCCGCGTTTCTGGGATCGCGCGCGCTACTACGGCGAGGAGAAGCGGCTCGCAAGCGCTCTCGACGCCGCCGACGCGCCCGACCCGAACCGGTGA
- a CDS encoding type II secretion system F family protein has protein sequence MLDLLIDKLHDTQFLTMTFAAIAASATAYALISPMFAGDGLARRMKAVASERERMRQRERERMNRNEKVTLRQSPKQVVQRVVERFNLGKWLAQEEAKEKLIMAGYRGHAPYVTFLFFRLVAPVVFLIATALYIFVILNLEQTMTIKIGICILAAWLGMQAPMLFLKNAISKRQLSIKRAFPDALDLLLICVESGMSIEAAFRKVSVEIGSQSVPLAEELTLTTAELSYLQDRKMAYENLQKRTGLEGVKSVCMALMQSERYGTPLGQTLRVMAQENRDMRMNEAEKKAASLPPKLTVPMIVFFLPVLFVVILGPTWIKVAAYMK, from the coding sequence ATGCTCGACCTGTTGATCGACAAGCTTCACGACACTCAGTTTCTGACGATGACGTTTGCCGCCATCGCCGCCAGCGCCACGGCCTATGCGCTGATCTCGCCGATGTTCGCAGGCGATGGCCTCGCACGGCGCATGAAAGCGGTTGCAAGCGAGCGCGAGCGGATGCGCCAGCGCGAACGCGAACGCATGAACCGCAATGAAAAGGTGACGCTGCGGCAAAGCCCCAAGCAGGTCGTGCAGCGGGTCGTCGAAAGATTCAACCTTGGCAAGTGGCTCGCTCAGGAGGAGGCCAAGGAAAAGCTGATCATGGCAGGCTATCGCGGTCATGCGCCTTACGTCACGTTCCTGTTCTTCCGCCTCGTCGCGCCGGTCGTATTCCTGATCGCCACTGCGCTCTATATCTTCGTGATTCTCAATCTCGAGCAGACGATGACGATCAAGATTGGCATCTGTATTCTGGCCGCCTGGCTCGGCATGCAGGCCCCGATGCTGTTCCTCAAGAACGCCATCAGCAAGCGGCAACTGTCGATCAAGCGTGCATTTCCCGACGCGCTCGATCTCCTCTTGATCTGCGTCGAATCTGGCATGTCGATTGAAGCAGCCTTCCGCAAGGTCAGCGTGGAGATCGGCTCGCAGTCTGTCCCACTCGCGGAAGAACTGACGCTGACGACCGCCGAGCTCTCTTATCTGCAGGACCGCAAGATGGCCTACGAGAACCTGCAGAAGCGCACGGGACTCGAAGGCGTGAAGTCGGTTTGTATGGCCCTGATGCAGTCGGAGCGCTACGGCACGCCGCTGGGGCAGACGCTGCGCGTCATGGCACAGGAAAATCGCGACATGCGCATGAACGAAGCGGAGAAAAAGGCTGCGAGCCTGCCGCCGAAGCTCACCGTGCCGATGATCGTGTTCTTCCTGCCGGTGCTGTTCGTGGTGATCCTCGGGCCGACCTGGATCAAGGTCGCGGCTTACATGAAGTAA
- a CDS encoding type II secretion system F family protein has translation MNLQTLAIAFMSAVTLGGLAWVFLYPALSGERQAEKRRASLARPENIARRVERNPQRSRREQVEDTLKDVENRAKQAKKVPLNIRLEQAGVNWTKRQFMIGSAVLGIATFLLFYIVDANFLATIAFAGAAGFGLPRWVLNFLKKRREKKFLDALPDAVDVIVRGVKAGLPLFDSLKVVVNDSPEPLRSEFRAIIETQSIGMPLGEACMRLYERMPLPEANFFGIVVGIQMKSGGNLSEALGNLSKVLRDRKKMKAKIQAMSMEAKASAGIIGSLPPAVMMIVYFMSPDYISLLWTEPAGRVMLAVSGAWMFAGVMIMKKMINFDF, from the coding sequence ATGAACCTTCAAACCCTCGCGATCGCATTCATGAGCGCGGTCACGCTTGGCGGCCTCGCCTGGGTGTTCCTCTACCCTGCGCTGTCGGGCGAACGGCAGGCTGAAAAGCGACGCGCGTCCCTTGCCCGTCCGGAGAACATCGCGCGTCGCGTCGAGCGCAATCCGCAGCGTTCGCGCCGCGAGCAGGTCGAGGATACGCTCAAGGACGTCGAGAACCGCGCCAAGCAGGCGAAGAAGGTGCCGCTCAATATCCGCCTTGAGCAGGCGGGCGTGAACTGGACCAAGCGGCAGTTCATGATCGGCTCGGCCGTGCTTGGGATCGCGACCTTTCTCCTGTTCTACATAGTGGACGCGAACTTCCTTGCGACCATCGCCTTCGCTGGCGCAGCCGGGTTCGGCTTGCCGCGCTGGGTTCTGAATTTTCTCAAGAAGCGGCGCGAGAAGAAGTTTCTCGATGCACTGCCCGATGCCGTCGACGTCATCGTGCGCGGCGTCAAGGCCGGCCTTCCCTTGTTCGATTCGCTGAAGGTCGTCGTCAACGACTCGCCCGAACCGCTGCGCTCGGAGTTTCGCGCGATCATCGAGACCCAGAGCATCGGCATGCCGCTCGGCGAGGCCTGCATGCGCCTTTACGAACGGATGCCGCTGCCGGAAGCGAACTTCTTCGGCATCGTGGTCGGCATCCAGATGAAATCCGGCGGCAATCTGTCGGAGGCGCTCGGCAACCTCTCAAAGGTGCTGCGCGACCGCAAGAAAATGAAGGCAAAGATTCAGGCGATGTCGATGGAAGCGAAAGCCTCCGCCGGCATCATCGGCTCGCTGCCGCCGGCTGTCATGATGATCGTCTACTTCATGTCGCCGGACTATATCTCGCTGTTGTGGACGGAGCCCGCGGGCCGCGTGATGCTCGCGGTCAGCGGCGCATGGATGTTCGCGGGCGTCATGATCATGAAGAAGATGATCAACTTCGATTTCTGA
- a CDS encoding leucyl aminopeptidase family protein, whose product MPNFFSAPSAASTPILFATKNTWDAVAASLPALARAFAIASGFTAKPGECLALPGESGQLASVLFGLEDDPAKANPFHAGQLPAKLPAGVYHFGNAPHDARLAALGFALGSYRFGRYKKAEPYAASLVPPEGTDATDLTRMAEAAMLARDLINTPPNDMGPDELAAAAKMLADEFGAAYRCVIGDELAREFPLIHAVGMASPRAPRLIDFTWGEASHPKVTLVGKGVCFDTGGLDLKPSSAMLIMKKDMGGAANVLALARMVMDAKLKVRLRVLIPAVENAVSGNAFRPLDIFPSRKGLTVEIGNTDAEGRLVLADALTLACEEKPDLLIDLGTLTGAARVALGPDLPPFYTNDEALAADVTRHAQAENDPLWRLPLWQPYDAWLDSKVADLNNAPSGGFAGSITCALFMQRFVTAETRWLHADIYGWTPKAKPGRPEGGECQGARAFYKLLSERYG is encoded by the coding sequence ATGCCGAATTTCTTTTCCGCCCCGTCCGCCGCCTCCACACCGATCCTGTTCGCCACCAAAAACACCTGGGATGCTGTCGCTGCCAGCCTCCCCGCTCTTGCGCGCGCGTTCGCCATCGCAAGCGGCTTCACCGCAAAACCCGGCGAATGCCTCGCGCTGCCGGGCGAAAGTGGCCAGCTCGCTTCCGTCCTGTTCGGGCTCGAGGACGATCCGGCCAAGGCTAACCCATTCCACGCCGGGCAGTTGCCGGCGAAGCTGCCCGCAGGCGTCTATCATTTCGGCAACGCGCCGCATGATGCGCGGCTCGCCGCGCTCGGCTTCGCGCTCGGCAGCTATCGCTTTGGCCGCTACAAGAAGGCGGAGCCTTATGCGGCCAGTCTGGTGCCGCCGGAGGGCACTGACGCTACCGACCTCACGCGCATGGCCGAGGCAGCGATGCTGGCGCGCGACCTCATCAACACGCCGCCGAACGATATGGGCCCGGACGAGCTCGCCGCCGCCGCAAAGATGCTAGCGGATGAATTCGGAGCGGCCTATCGCTGCGTTATCGGCGACGAACTCGCGCGGGAATTTCCGCTGATCCACGCCGTGGGCATGGCCTCGCCGCGCGCGCCGCGACTGATCGACTTCACATGGGGCGAGGCTTCACATCCCAAAGTGACACTGGTCGGCAAGGGTGTCTGCTTCGATACCGGCGGCCTCGACCTGAAGCCATCGAGCGCCATGCTCATTATGAAGAAGGACATGGGCGGCGCGGCCAACGTGCTGGCACTCGCCCGCATGGTGATGGACGCGAAGCTGAAGGTGCGGTTGCGGGTGCTGATCCCGGCGGTCGAGAATGCCGTCTCCGGCAACGCCTTCCGCCCGCTCGACATCTTCCCCTCGCGCAAGGGCCTCACCGTCGAGATCGGTAACACCGATGCGGAGGGCCGCCTCGTGCTCGCCGACGCGCTCACGCTCGCCTGCGAGGAAAAGCCCGATCTCTTGATCGATCTCGGCACGCTGACCGGTGCGGCACGCGTGGCGCTCGGCCCCGATCTGCCGCCGTTCTACACCAACGACGAGGCGCTTGCCGCCGACGTCACCCGCCATGCGCAGGCGGAAAACGATCCGCTGTGGCGGCTGCCGCTGTGGCAACCTTACGATGCATGGCTCGACTCAAAGGTGGCTGACCTCAACAATGCACCGTCCGGCGGCTTCGCGGGTTCGATCACCTGCGCGCTGTTCATGCAACGCTTCGTCACCGCCGAGACGCGCTGGCTGCATGCCGACATCTACGGCTGGACGCCGAAGGCGAAGCCCGGCCGCCCCGAAGGCGGCGAATGCCAGGGTGCGCGCGCATTCTACAAGCTGCTGAGCGAACGCTATGGCTGA
- a CDS encoding ABC transporter permease — translation MSVTPPIETQSISPLGEAVPASQRSLRLSPLNRRRWQNFKANRRGYWSFWIFSILFIVSLFAELIANDRPFLIQYDGGLYFPAFVAYPETAFGGDFETAADYRDPYLQKLIAEKGGLIVWPLIRYSYDTHNLDLPTPAPSKPTWMLTEKECASVVERKGLKGCSDLEYNWLGTDDQGRDVVARLIYGFRISVLFGLALTIVSSIIGIAAGGIQGYFGGWIDLTFQRLIEVWTAIPSLYLLLILSSVLVPGFFVLLGILLLFSWVSLVGLVRAEFLRGRNFEYIQAARALGVSDRVIMFRHLLPNAMVATMTFLPFIVSSSVMTLTALDFLGFGLPPGSPSLGELLAQAKANIQAPWLGFSGFFSLAIMLSLLIFIGEAVRDAFDPRKTFE, via the coding sequence ATGAGCGTCACGCCGCCGATCGAGACGCAAAGCATCTCGCCGCTCGGCGAAGCGGTGCCGGCGTCGCAGCGCAGCCTGCGGCTGTCGCCGCTCAATCGCCGTCGTTGGCAGAATTTCAAGGCGAACCGTCGCGGCTACTGGTCGTTCTGGATTTTCTCGATCCTGTTCATCGTCTCGCTGTTTGCGGAACTGATCGCCAACGATCGGCCGTTTCTTATTCAATATGATGGCGGCCTTTATTTCCCGGCATTCGTCGCCTATCCGGAAACGGCTTTCGGCGGAGACTTCGAAACCGCAGCGGATTATCGCGATCCGTATTTGCAAAAGCTGATCGCGGAGAAGGGCGGACTCATCGTTTGGCCGCTGATCCGCTATTCGTATGATACGCATAATCTCGACTTACCGACGCCCGCGCCCTCGAAGCCGACCTGGATGCTGACCGAGAAGGAATGCGCCTCGGTTGTCGAACGCAAGGGACTGAAAGGCTGCAGCGATCTTGAATACAACTGGCTCGGCACCGACGATCAGGGGCGCGACGTGGTGGCGCGACTGATCTACGGTTTCCGCATCTCGGTGCTGTTCGGTCTTGCGCTGACGATCGTGTCGTCGATCATCGGCATCGCGGCGGGCGGCATTCAGGGATATTTCGGCGGCTGGATCGATCTCACCTTCCAGCGGCTGATCGAGGTGTGGACTGCGATCCCGTCGCTTTATCTTCTTCTCATTCTCTCGTCCGTTCTGGTGCCCGGCTTCTTCGTGCTGCTCGGCATCCTGCTGTTGTTCTCATGGGTGTCGCTGGTCGGGCTGGTGCGCGCGGAATTCCTGCGCGGGCGAAACTTCGAGTACATCCAGGCGGCGCGCGCGCTCGGCGTGTCCGATCGCGTGATCATGTTCCGTCACCTGTTGCCGAACGCGATGGTTGCGACCATGACCTTCCTGCCGTTCATCGTCTCGTCGTCGGTGATGACGCTGACGGCGCTGGACTTCCTGGGGTTCGGCCTGCCGCCCGGCTCACCGTCGCTCGGTGAATTGCTGGCGCAAGCCAAAGCCAACATTCAGGCGCCGTGGCTCGGCTTCTCGGGCTTCTTCTCGCTTGCGATCATGCTGTCGCTGCTGATCTTCATCGGTGAGGCGGTGCGCGACGCCTTCGATCCACGCAAGACGTTCGAGTGA
- a CDS encoding C40 family peptidase, translating into MAETAFDPRFMPARPDLAASHLRGRVEAARFVDGEEHEVFDAIAPVQCEPSHDATQLTQALKGERVTIYDRDGEGWAWGQLNDDGYVGWLPEAALVRPRTTPTHRVAALRTLAFPGPSIKLPPVESLPLGARVEAVKENGIFAVTPQGHYIPAQHLVSLGKHESDFVSVAERFIGTPYLWGGKSNMGIDCSGLVQVSLAAAGIRAPRDSDMQEKALGEVVPPAQWTQLQRGDLMFWKGHVAIVSDPATIVHANAYAMATVHEPLAEAIARIKAAGSDVTSVRRLAPQ; encoded by the coding sequence ATGGCTGAGACGGCATTCGATCCGCGATTCATGCCGGCGCGGCCGGACCTCGCCGCCTCTCATCTGCGCGGCCGGGTCGAGGCCGCACGCTTCGTTGACGGAGAGGAACACGAGGTGTTCGACGCCATCGCACCGGTGCAATGCGAACCTTCTCATGACGCGACGCAACTGACGCAAGCGCTGAAAGGCGAGCGCGTCACAATCTATGATCGCGATGGTGAGGGCTGGGCATGGGGTCAGCTCAACGACGACGGCTATGTCGGCTGGTTGCCGGAGGCCGCCCTCGTGCGCCCGCGCACCACGCCGACACATCGCGTTGCGGCGCTGCGCACCCTCGCCTTCCCGGGCCCGTCCATCAAGCTGCCGCCGGTCGAGAGCCTGCCGCTTGGCGCACGCGTAGAAGCCGTCAAAGAGAACGGCATTTTCGCCGTCACGCCGCAGGGCCATTACATTCCCGCGCAGCATCTCGTGTCGCTCGGCAAACATGAAAGCGATTTTGTTTCTGTAGCAGAGCGCTTCATCGGCACTCCTTATCTCTGGGGCGGGAAGAGCAATATGGGCATCGACTGCTCGGGCCTCGTGCAGGTTTCGCTTGCCGCTGCGGGCATTCGTGCTCCGCGTGACAGCGATATGCAGGAAAAGGCGCTCGGTGAGGTCGTGCCACCTGCGCAGTGGACACAATTGCAGCGCGGCGATCTCATGTTCTGGAAGGGCCACGTCGCGATCGTCAGCGATCCGGCCACCATCGTCCACGCCAATGCCTACGCGATGGCAACTGTGCATGAGCCGCTTGCGGAAGCCATTGCGCGGATCAAGGCCGCGGGCAGTGACGTAACGAGCGTGAGGCGGCTGGCACCGCAATAG